The proteins below are encoded in one region of Desulfonatronum thioautotrophicum:
- a CDS encoding type IV pilin protein, protein MNTKKLNKTGQGGFTLIELIAVIVILGILAAVAVPRYFDFQEQARIAAADGGLAAMQSSAVLEYANHLVTGGATNTWNPTSPITVGDFGGTVAINNTTGNCTVTLTPADSTPDWLDATWCTANNGCAKSFIMFTP, encoded by the coding sequence ATGAATACGAAAAAACTGAACAAGACTGGACAGGGCGGTTTTACGTTGATTGAACTAATCGCGGTGATTGTTATTTTGGGGATTTTGGCGGCGGTGGCGGTGCCGAGATACTTTGACTTCCAAGAACAAGCGCGTATTGCTGCTGCTGATGGTGGACTTGCTGCTATGCAATCTTCCGCAGTTCTGGAATACGCGAATCACCTTGTAACAGGTGGAGCTACTAATACTTGGAATCCCACTTCACCAATTACTGTTGGCGATTTTGGTGGTACAGTTGCAATCAATAATACCACTGGTAACTGCACTGTGACACTGACACCTGCTGATAGTACTCCGGATTGGCTAGATGCTACATGGTGTACTGCTAATAATGGTTGCGCAAAATCTTTTATTATGTTTACTCCTTAA
- a CDS encoding type II secretion system F family protein, producing the protein MPHYRYEALTDTGSRITGTIEADSEDQAKTRIAAQGNFPTSMRQTADPDAPVSVGSRTLFAAKVKPEDLILFTKQMRTMLDAGISVIALLEILQAQVENPTLRKTLVAVREDLRQGASIFAAMSRHPKVFSKLYCSMIRAGEISGTLSQVLERLIFLIDHENKVRKKIKTAMTYPVIVLVTLFGAFLFLLTFVIPQFVGVFQSANIELPLPTRICILLYDGLNTYWQLLLAGFVGLIIAVIVSYRTVPGKLFWHSLFLKIPLIGPVLQKAAMSRFASIFALLQGSGVSILDSMTILGEVIGNSAIAKEFDNLQEKLREGRGISGPLRNSTRFTPMIVSMIAVGEESGNLDEMMSVVSAHYDYEVDYAVGRMSEMITPILTLLLAGVVGFFALAIFMPMWDLTKMVR; encoded by the coding sequence ATGCCCCACTATCGCTACGAAGCCCTGACCGACACCGGTTCCCGGATCACCGGGACCATTGAGGCTGATTCCGAGGACCAGGCCAAAACCCGTATCGCGGCCCAGGGCAACTTCCCCACCAGCATGCGCCAGACCGCGGACCCGGACGCCCCGGTATCCGTCGGTTCCCGGACCCTGTTCGCGGCCAAGGTCAAGCCCGAGGACCTGATCCTGTTCACCAAGCAGATGCGCACCATGCTCGACGCCGGCATCTCGGTGATCGCTCTGCTGGAAATCCTCCAGGCCCAGGTGGAAAACCCGACGCTGCGCAAGACCCTAGTCGCCGTCCGCGAGGATCTGCGCCAGGGAGCGTCCATTTTCGCGGCCATGAGCAGGCACCCCAAGGTGTTTTCCAAGCTCTACTGCTCCATGATCCGGGCCGGGGAGATCAGCGGCACGCTCTCCCAGGTACTGGAGCGACTGATCTTTCTCATTGACCATGAAAACAAGGTCCGCAAAAAGATCAAGACCGCCATGACCTACCCGGTGATCGTCCTGGTCACCCTGTTCGGGGCCTTTCTGTTCCTGCTGACCTTCGTCATCCCGCAGTTCGTGGGCGTTTTCCAGTCCGCGAACATCGAGCTGCCCCTGCCCACGCGGATCTGCATCCTGCTTTACGACGGTCTGAACACCTACTGGCAGTTGCTCCTGGCCGGTTTTGTGGGGCTGATCATCGCGGTGATCGTCTCCTACCGCACCGTCCCCGGCAAGCTGTTCTGGCATTCCCTGTTCCTGAAAATCCCCCTGATCGGCCCGGTCCTGCAAAAGGCGGCCATGTCCCGGTTTGCCAGCATCTTCGCCCTGCTCCAGGGCAGCGGCGTGTCCATCCTGGACTCCATGACCATCCTTGGCGAGGTCATCGGCAATTCGGCCATCGCCAAAGAGTTCGACAACCTCCAGGAAAAGCTCCGCGAGGGCCGCGGCATCTCCGGCCCCCTGCGCAACTCCACCAGGTTCACCCCCATGATCGTCAGCATGATCGCCGTGGGCGAGGAGAGCGGGAACCTGGACGAAATGATGTCCGTGGTCTCGGCCCACTACGACTACGAGGTGGACTACGCCGTCGGCCGAATGTCCGAAATGATCACCCCCATCCTGACCCTGCTCCTGGCCGGCGTGGTCGGCTTCTTCGCCCTGGCCATCTTCATGCCCATGTGGGATTTGACGAAGATGGTGCGGTGA
- a CDS encoding GspE/PulE family protein has translation MARQRKRLGDMLVEAGLITEPQLKEALLEQKKAGVKLGEYLINRGVVREQQIYDVISRQLGIEKFLPENYPIDSSLAALLPQDFARRHKVAPLRRQGSLLTVAMPDPLDLNTLDDLEILTNLEVEPVICTQRELTELIYSIYGSSTQLGDALRDLSDEDAIFEDQDMAESVALSSLQDMAEEAPVIRLVNSILAQAVRENASDIHISPEKTIVHLRFRVDGKLREIPAPPRNVFLPIVSRLKILSGMDISVSRMPQDGRFSFTLDNREIHVRVSSLPTIHGENLVLRLLHRSGQIMTLDDLGMIEQDRDKLLEAITRPYGMILATGPTGSGKSSSLYALLKQMNQPDINIITLEDPVEYRVDKIRQVQLNRRAGMTFASGLRSILRQDPDVIMVGEIRDAETAEIAVQAALTGHKLLSTLHTNNAAGAVTRLMEMDVEPFLVASTLLVVVAQRLVRKICPFCKESYDPPKPILEALGLARADKITFFRGQGCSRCNQIGYQGRTGVFEVLTVDDEVQEMILQRASARDIFRSQVKSGKLRPLVRDAAVKVAKGITTAEEAAANVLG, from the coding sequence ATGGCCAGACAACGCAAACGCCTCGGCGACATGCTCGTGGAAGCCGGGTTGATCACCGAACCGCAGCTTAAGGAAGCCCTGCTGGAGCAGAAGAAGGCCGGGGTCAAGCTGGGGGAGTATCTGATCAATCGCGGGGTGGTCCGCGAGCAGCAGATTTACGATGTCATCAGTCGGCAATTGGGCATCGAAAAGTTTCTGCCCGAGAATTATCCCATCGATTCCTCCCTGGCCGCCCTGCTGCCCCAGGACTTTGCCCGGCGGCACAAGGTCGCGCCCCTGCGTCGTCAGGGCAGCCTGCTCACCGTGGCCATGCCGGACCCGCTGGACCTGAACACCCTGGACGACCTGGAAATCCTGACCAACCTGGAAGTGGAGCCGGTGATCTGCACCCAGCGGGAGCTGACCGAGCTGATCTACAGCATCTATGGCTCCTCCACCCAGCTTGGCGACGCTTTGCGGGATCTGAGCGACGAGGACGCCATTTTCGAGGACCAGGACATGGCGGAATCCGTGGCCCTGTCCTCGCTCCAGGACATGGCCGAGGAGGCTCCGGTCATCCGGCTGGTCAACTCCATCCTGGCCCAGGCCGTGCGGGAGAATGCCAGCGACATCCACATCAGCCCGGAAAAGACCATTGTCCATCTGCGGTTCCGGGTGGACGGCAAGCTCAGGGAAATACCGGCCCCGCCCCGGAACGTGTTCCTGCCCATTGTTTCCCGCCTGAAAATCCTGTCCGGGATGGACATCTCCGTCTCCCGAATGCCCCAGGACGGCCGGTTTTCCTTTACCCTGGACAACCGGGAGATCCATGTCCGGGTTTCCTCCCTGCCCACCATCCACGGCGAAAACCTGGTGCTGCGCCTGCTGCACCGCAGCGGCCAGATCATGACCCTGGACGACCTGGGCATGATCGAGCAGGATCGCGACAAGCTGTTGGAAGCCATCACCCGGCCCTACGGCATGATCCTGGCCACCGGTCCCACGGGCAGCGGCAAAAGCTCCTCCCTGTACGCCCTGCTCAAGCAGATGAACCAGCCGGACATTAACATCATCACCTTGGAAGATCCGGTGGAATACAGGGTAGATAAGATCCGCCAGGTCCAACTTAACCGACGGGCCGGGATGACCTTTGCCTCGGGCCTGCGCTCCATCCTGCGCCAGGATCCAGACGTGATCATGGTCGGCGAAATCCGAGACGCGGAAACCGCGGAAATCGCCGTGCAGGCCGCGCTGACCGGGCACAAGCTGCTCTCCACCCTGCACACCAACAACGCCGCCGGAGCCGTGACCCGGCTGATGGAAATGGATGTGGAACCGTTCCTGGTGGCCTCCACCCTGCTGGTGGTGGTGGCCCAGCGACTGGTGCGCAAGATCTGCCCCTTTTGCAAGGAATCCTACGATCCCCCCAAGCCGATCCTGGAGGCCCTCGGTCTGGCCAGGGCCGATAAGATCACCTTCTTCCGCGGCCAGGGCTGCTCCCGCTGCAACCAGATCGGCTATCAAGGCCGCACCGGAGTCTTCGAGGTGCTCACCGTGGACGACGAGGTCCAGGAGATGATCCTCCAGCGGGCCTCGGCCCGGGACATCTTCCGCTCCCAGGTCAAATCCGGCAAACTCCGCCCCCTGGTCCGCGACGCCGCGGTCAAGGTGGCCAAAGGCATCACCACGGCCGAGGAAGCCGCGGCCAACGTGCTGGGGTGA
- a CDS encoding DUF2283 domain-containing protein, translated as MSHVMPKISKSKKNIFMSILPAVKLTPDNTFWTTYDDEADVLYVNFKKPSHADDSELTEDDVIIRYEKGDIVGLTFLNASRRSLS; from the coding sequence ATGAGCCATGTGATGCCGAAGATATCAAAGTCGAAAAAGAACATCTTTATGTCCATACTGCCCGCTGTCAAATTGACTCCAGATAATACTTTTTGGACGACATATGATGATGAGGCGGATGTTTTGTACGTAAACTTCAAGAAGCCAAGTCACGCTGACGACAGTGAATTGACGGAAGATGATGTAATTATCCGGTACGAAAAGGGAGATATCGTTGGATTGACATTTTTGAATGCAAGCCGACGTAGTCTTTCATAA
- a CDS encoding type IV pilus secretin PilQ: protein MAHPPAIPPPELVQEIYLEPFTILDDTVEEPERPLPTNLVNIRVIQDLNIADILMLLSRAANINLVLSPSVHNISGVARFKFENIPWDNAFRGLLRSHGLTYFWEGEVLKVYTQSDIENDIKMMETIKRHQTMTAERGRLDPLVTSIIKLRYLSAGKSGTISKRASQTDRSRDQFSTTSTRAEISHTAITERLLPLLSLDESGRHRGSIHYEPDINSLVVHATRLDTNKILRLLEHLDQPRPQVHIQAHIVETSKEMARDLGIQWGGRRAGVNAGQPWMVAPGVGQRPAATGDPRPTFDYGQGSGGMAGNFPADLQTTLTGLSLGFITGGANYLEMQLSALQRDGKLNILSSPSISTMDNHSAFTKSGEEVPYVTYEFDSESMRSQNVKFKDAVLSLEITPSVIDDNSLRLSIHIVKDEVDFSRMVSGNPLILKKETQTQLVVGNTETVVISGLTKEVSRQRLDGVPWLQDIPGLGALFRRDNTGRLMEDIVIFITPTILPERPIPLSQNTVPRPLTQ, encoded by the coding sequence ATGGCCCACCCCCCCGCGATTCCACCACCTGAATTGGTCCAAGAGATATACCTGGAGCCTTTTACAATACTTGATGATACGGTTGAGGAGCCTGAACGCCCGTTGCCCACAAACCTGGTCAATATTCGCGTGATACAAGACCTCAATATTGCCGACATACTCATGTTGTTATCCAGGGCAGCCAACATTAATCTTGTCCTTTCACCTAGCGTCCACAATATTTCTGGGGTAGCTCGTTTCAAGTTTGAAAATATCCCTTGGGATAACGCTTTTCGCGGACTCTTGCGAAGCCATGGACTAACATATTTTTGGGAAGGAGAGGTACTGAAAGTCTATACACAGTCTGATATCGAAAATGATATCAAAATGATGGAAACAATAAAAAGGCACCAAACCATGACCGCGGAACGGGGTCGGTTGGACCCCCTGGTCACAAGCATCATTAAGTTGCGGTATCTTTCAGCCGGAAAAAGCGGAACAATCTCCAAAAGGGCCTCTCAGACAGACAGGAGTAGGGATCAATTTTCCACAACAAGTACGCGTGCAGAAATTTCGCATACTGCGATAACTGAGCGCTTGCTGCCTCTCCTGTCTCTCGATGAGAGTGGTCGTCACCGAGGTTCCATCCATTACGAACCGGATATCAACTCCTTGGTCGTTCATGCTACACGTCTGGATACGAACAAAATTTTGAGGTTGCTTGAACACCTTGATCAACCTCGACCGCAAGTTCATATCCAGGCGCATATTGTTGAGACATCGAAAGAGATGGCCCGCGACCTTGGCATCCAATGGGGAGGCCGACGCGCCGGAGTTAACGCTGGACAGCCATGGATGGTTGCTCCCGGAGTCGGCCAGCGGCCGGCTGCTACCGGCGACCCGCGTCCCACTTTTGATTACGGACAGGGTAGCGGTGGGATGGCGGGCAATTTTCCCGCCGACTTGCAAACGACACTTACGGGATTATCGCTGGGATTTATCACTGGAGGCGCCAACTACCTGGAAATGCAACTCTCCGCACTCCAGCGCGATGGAAAGTTAAATATTCTTTCGTCACCATCCATCTCCACCATGGACAATCACTCTGCCTTTACAAAAAGCGGCGAAGAAGTACCTTATGTGACGTATGAATTTGACAGCGAAAGCATGAGATCGCAGAATGTCAAGTTCAAGGATGCTGTACTTAGCCTTGAAATTACACCCTCTGTAATCGATGATAACTCACTTCGGTTAAGTATACATATAGTGAAGGACGAAGTGGATTTTTCAAGAATGGTATCTGGCAACCCATTAATATTAAAAAAGGAAACACAGACACAGCTTGTTGTTGGAAACACCGAAACCGTTGTCATATCTGGTCTCACCAAAGAAGTCTCACGTCAACGTCTGGATGGCGTACCTTGGCTTCAAGATATCCCTGGTCTTGGAGCTTTATTTCGAAGAGACAATACCGGAAGACTGATGGAGGATATTGTCATCTTCATCACCCCGACGATTCTTCCGGAGCGACCAATTCCACTGTCTCAAAACACCGTCCCTCGGCCTTTGACGCAATGA
- a CDS encoding AAA family ATPase: MHYYEHLDLTKEPFSNSPDPSFFFRSRNHVQCLNRLEIAIRLRRGLNVCLGEVGTGKSTLSRALIQRLSEEAAVGTYLILDPSFSSAKDFLRTLHKRFLGIEPRARLSNQRMMEALNNDLFQKAVDRNMIVLLIIDEGQKLEAECLEVLRVLLNYETNAAKLLQVVIFAQEEFAEQMAAAPNFQDRVNEVCRLAPLGFRETRALIRHRLKLAGARHDLFSGLAYWAMFTATRGRPRRIMHLGHKVLLYLVAHNRKRAGMSMVRRCAKPLGWDYRPPILLRLAFPVILMAIILLPRAVDHGSAIQLMAGGPANHVASPLPLSQQREPISSPPLPRRPAPETQGTLNSHPKSTHDQDSSPPLHPSPPAGLPTPDASPPPEPESSPSFPDPISRDTAQPALPTQADHALIDDAATPGSPDMPIQRFSGSRFYVQVGGFLSSSNARRMLASLSADLDESAVVEVDYKDRQWYVVHVGSFADVPAARQHADHVAARFSMEAVVVEIVGSRYRFVNPED; encoded by the coding sequence ATGCACTACTACGAACACCTCGACCTTACCAAGGAACCCTTCTCCAACTCACCGGACCCGAGCTTCTTTTTCCGGTCGCGCAACCATGTCCAGTGCCTGAACAGGCTGGAGATCGCGATTCGATTGCGGCGGGGGTTGAATGTTTGTCTTGGGGAGGTGGGGACGGGGAAGAGCACGTTATCCCGGGCGTTGATCCAGCGGCTTAGTGAGGAAGCTGCCGTTGGGACGTACCTGATCCTGGACCCGTCTTTCAGTTCAGCCAAGGATTTCTTGCGAACCTTGCACAAGCGTTTTTTGGGAATCGAACCCCGGGCCAGGTTGAGCAACCAGCGCATGATGGAGGCCCTGAACAACGATCTGTTTCAGAAGGCCGTGGACCGGAACATGATCGTGCTGCTGATCATTGATGAGGGGCAGAAGCTGGAGGCCGAGTGCCTGGAGGTGCTCCGGGTGCTGCTGAACTACGAGACCAATGCCGCGAAATTGCTGCAGGTGGTGATTTTCGCCCAGGAAGAGTTCGCGGAGCAGATGGCAGCCGCTCCCAATTTTCAGGATCGCGTCAACGAGGTTTGCCGACTTGCCCCTCTGGGGTTTCGGGAAACCAGGGCCTTGATCCGGCATCGGCTGAAGCTGGCCGGGGCCAGGCATGATCTTTTTTCCGGGCTTGCCTATTGGGCCATGTTCACGGCCACGCGGGGCCGACCGCGCAGGATCATGCACCTGGGCCACAAGGTGCTGCTGTACCTTGTGGCCCACAACCGCAAGCGGGCCGGAATGTCCATGGTGCGGCGGTGCGCCAAGCCACTGGGCTGGGACTATCGTCCGCCAATTCTGCTTCGGTTGGCTTTCCCAGTCATTCTTATGGCCATAATCCTCCTGCCCCGTGCCGTTGACCATGGTTCCGCCATCCAGCTAATGGCGGGCGGTCCCGCCAACCATGTCGCGTCACCATTGCCGCTGTCGCAGCAACGTGAACCTATTTCCTCCCCTCCACTCCCCAGACGTCCAGCCCCAGAAACCCAGGGCACATTGAACTCCCACCCCAAAAGTACCCATGACCAAGACAGCTCCCCACCACTTCATCCCAGCCCTCCTGCAGGCCTCCCCACTCCAGACGCCTCCCCACCTCCTGAGCCCGAATCATCCCCCTCTTTTCCGGACCCGATCAGCAGGGATACCGCACAACCAGCCCTCCCGACGCAAGCCGACCATGCCCTGATCGATGACGCCGCGACCCCAGGCAGTCCCGATATGCCGATTCAGCGATTTTCCGGCTCTCGCTTTTACGTCCAGGTGGGCGGATTTCTGAGTTCGAGCAATGCCCGGCGGATGCTGGCATCCCTGAGCGCGGATCTGGATGAATCCGCGGTGGTTGAGGTCGATTACAAAGACAGGCAATGGTACGTGGTCCACGTCGGCTCCTTCGCGGATGTTCCGGCTGCCAGGCAACACGCGGACCATGTGGCTGCCCGGTTCTCCATGGAGGCCGTGGTGGTGGAAATCGTTGGCAGCAGATACCGGTTCGTGAACCCGGAAGACTGA
- a CDS encoding nucleotidyltransferase domain-containing protein: MAIENTQSGIKDRVAQYVRFLKDHGVNVSQAYLFGSHVRGSAHEWSDIDVALVTDRFQGDSIDFKFFLTRLTRKIDPDIEPHPYLEADFNTSHPLPREILRTGVLIDQDIPR; the protein is encoded by the coding sequence ATGGCTATTGAGAATACTCAATCAGGGATCAAGGACAGGGTTGCCCAGTATGTTCGCTTTTTGAAGGATCATGGAGTTAATGTATCACAAGCGTATCTTTTCGGCTCCCATGTTCGCGGCAGCGCCCATGAATGGAGTGACATTGATGTCGCTCTTGTAACGGACAGGTTCCAAGGCGACAGCATTGACTTTAAATTTTTCCTGACAAGGCTGACCAGGAAGATTGATCCTGACATCGAACCGCATCCATATCTGGAGGCCGATTTCAATACGTCACATCCCTTGCCTAGGGAAATTCTGCGTACAGGTGTGTTGATTGACCAGGATATTCCCCGCTGA
- a CDS encoding HEPN domain-containing protein: protein MRKEELVEYWKTSSDENYFSMMNMFASKEYTWSLFVGHLCIEKLLKALYVKHVDINTPRTHNLYKLACTLGINITESQADILQYITLFNIESRYEDYRREFYKKCTRQYTEQQIATIKDVRQWLLRILNQGSRTGLPSMFAF from the coding sequence ATGCGCAAAGAAGAGCTTGTTGAATACTGGAAAACATCTTCGGATGAAAACTATTTCTCGATGATGAACATGTTTGCAAGCAAAGAGTATACTTGGTCTCTCTTTGTAGGGCATCTTTGTATTGAAAAACTTCTTAAAGCATTATATGTTAAGCATGTAGATATAAATACACCAAGAACTCATAATCTTTACAAACTTGCATGCACCTTAGGTATAAATATTACTGAAAGTCAAGCTGATATTTTGCAATATATCACCCTTTTCAATATAGAGTCAAGGTATGAAGATTACCGTCGCGAATTTTATAAAAAATGTACAAGACAATATACTGAACAACAAATTGCGACTATCAAGGATGTCAGGCAATGGCTATTGAGAATACTCAATCAGGGATCAAGGACAGGGTTGCCCAGTATGTTCGCTTTTTGA
- a CDS encoding LamG domain-containing protein, producing the protein MKKEGFMHSMLFKSYLYVVQTITKSQQGSSIIYVVVAMLIMSALGVGIVQLTTSSTFSEVTQDPYQQARHLAVSGFEYAKILFKNDDSLLPDSDSPPKVYEFSLTDNNSKIRLEISYLTNNEFNLSSTGIVHSGTPLLASSFVVEGIYRIDGNDDVSFNFSVADVDEIQEFINNPDTISPEISRWGADGQENYEKGDGSIFQANDGVVLSNVSTAGGQGQFIYTPIPRDCDEYIIRSVARTTLGAHGHGYGVFFDALISQNNFLPYPGYLVQFDPGFGSDGAILIRRRWGTHEDPRSPLYLYNDYSSIPQLSQNPDWWYDLHYIKLTVNNVDENTRRIIVTIYDLVPDAYDMHTFTNFYHPNIWMQRTSFSHEYNREFDEDDTLYTGFRTWGSRSYFHYLGIKMMCDPFPSPIAEYRFDECTWNGSPGEVEDSSNNELHGSIFGTPVLGRGKINNSASFINNQRMGIQLPNNQNLKPQKEITISAWIKRNAVTNEGLQNIYHFGNWQQYLRLDQTSDIVFGLTSKGTLRASGVADNLEWNHVAATYDGNKMSIYFNGELVASRLAQGVIEYTGNQYIIGNVSTGQNTSFNGKIDELKIFDVALAPGIIYELYYNELNGSDWDGRIRDDMICPAQDDFLDFLIDENVFIYGSALEFRGNNVIGHGATIVLKSDLSTSDLNQGAHINVSNIYFDGPVSLTTGSASLGSSAEPGSIFIDGDAEFRSGGRHIYGDVHINGDLHLSGANIHGNIFVNGNVNLYWGAPTLSVNSNIYYTGQLSAPNNYNQSVLNKCIPQPSVPGFEIPDFTIPGPRPDQWYADRGYVSSGRINSNLKIFANNYSSTNWRPTATNVVIVSTGDITITGLGGSGLIGVLYAPYGKVTFGGSFFEGTVIARDGFFVTSGGTNVTFKNINDYFDSIEDIPISSQ; encoded by the coding sequence ATGAAAAAAGAAGGATTTATGCACTCCATGCTATTTAAATCTTATTTATATGTTGTGCAAACAATTACAAAATCTCAACAAGGTTCGTCAATAATTTATGTTGTTGTCGCCATGCTCATCATGTCCGCCCTTGGTGTTGGCATCGTACAACTTACTACTTCATCAACTTTTTCTGAAGTGACTCAAGATCCATATCAGCAGGCAAGGCATTTGGCTGTGTCGGGTTTTGAATATGCTAAAATTCTTTTTAAAAATGATGACTCACTTCTACCTGATAGTGATAGTCCGCCGAAGGTATACGAATTTTCGCTTACAGATAATAATTCAAAGATCAGATTAGAAATATCCTACTTAACAAATAATGAATTTAACTTATCTTCAACTGGCATAGTTCATAGTGGAACACCTTTATTGGCTTCAAGTTTTGTTGTTGAAGGAATCTATCGAATTGATGGAAATGATGATGTTTCTTTTAATTTTTCAGTTGCAGACGTAGACGAAATCCAAGAATTTATAAACAACCCAGATACTATATCACCTGAAATTTCTCGATGGGGGGCTGATGGCCAAGAGAATTACGAGAAGGGGGACGGTAGTATTTTCCAAGCCAATGATGGTGTGGTATTAAGCAATGTTTCTACAGCAGGTGGGCAAGGACAGTTCATTTATACTCCTATTCCGAGAGATTGCGATGAATATATTATCAGATCAGTCGCCAGAACAACATTAGGGGCTCATGGTCATGGTTATGGCGTTTTTTTTGATGCTTTAATAAGTCAAAATAATTTTTTACCTTATCCTGGATATTTAGTTCAATTTGACCCTGGATTTGGAAGTGATGGAGCTATCTTAATCAGAAGGAGGTGGGGGACGCATGAAGACCCAAGATCGCCACTCTACTTATATAATGATTATAGTTCTATTCCTCAGTTGTCACAAAATCCTGACTGGTGGTATGATCTTCATTATATAAAATTGACAGTAAATAATGTTGACGAGAATACGCGAAGAATAATAGTAACTATTTATGATTTGGTCCCTGATGCATATGACATGCATACATTCACAAACTTTTATCATCCAAACATTTGGATGCAAAGAACATCTTTTAGTCATGAATATAATCGTGAATTCGATGAAGACGACACACTTTATACTGGCTTTAGGACATGGGGTTCCAGGTCGTATTTTCATTACCTCGGAATAAAAATGATGTGCGACCCCTTCCCTTCACCAATCGCCGAGTACCGCTTCGACGAATGCACATGGAATGGCTCACCTGGTGAGGTTGAGGATAGCAGTAACAATGAACTACATGGAAGCATATTTGGGACACCTGTTCTGGGAAGAGGTAAAATTAATAATTCAGCAAGCTTTATCAATAATCAAAGAATGGGAATTCAACTACCAAACAACCAAAATCTGAAACCACAAAAAGAGATAACCATTAGTGCATGGATCAAGCGCAATGCGGTCACAAATGAAGGACTTCAAAACATTTATCACTTTGGTAACTGGCAACAATACTTACGCCTTGATCAGACGAGTGATATCGTTTTTGGCTTAACAAGCAAAGGTACACTCAGGGCATCTGGAGTTGCGGACAATCTTGAATGGAATCATGTTGCCGCAACCTATGATGGCAACAAAATGTCTATATATTTCAATGGAGAATTGGTTGCTTCGCGTTTGGCTCAAGGTGTAATCGAATACACTGGCAATCAGTATATCATCGGAAATGTATCAACTGGTCAAAATACATCATTTAATGGTAAGATTGACGAGCTGAAAATTTTTGATGTCGCACTGGCTCCTGGAATAATTTATGAGCTTTACTATAATGAGTTGAATGGTAGTGATTGGGATGGGCGCATACGAGATGATATGATTTGTCCAGCTCAAGATGATTTTCTCGATTTTCTTATTGATGAAAATGTCTTCATATATGGGAGTGCCCTTGAGTTCAGAGGTAATAATGTCATTGGGCATGGTGCTACGATAGTGCTTAAAAGTGACCTGAGTACATCAGATCTAAATCAAGGTGCCCATATCAACGTTTCAAATATCTATTTTGATGGTCCGGTCAGTTTGACAACCGGCAGTGCGAGCCTTGGTTCCAGCGCAGAACCTGGCAGCATCTTCATTGATGGTGATGCGGAATTCCGAAGTGGAGGACGACACATCTATGGCGACGTTCATATCAACGGCGATCTGCACTTAAGCGGTGCGAATATACACGGAAATATTTTTGTAAATGGAAATGTTAACTTGTATTGGGGTGCTCCAACGTTGTCCGTAAATTCAAATATATACTATACAGGCCAATTAAGTGCTCCAAATAATTACAACCAGTCTGTCCTTAACAAATGCATACCACAACCAAGTGTACCCGGCTTTGAAATTCCTGATTTTACTATACCTGGGCCGAGACCGGATCAATGGTATGCTGACAGAGGATATGTATCCTCAGGGAGGATAAACAGCAACTTGAAGATCTTTGCAAACAATTACTCTTCAACGAATTGGAGGCCAACAGCAACAAATGTTGTAATTGTCAGCACTGGCGACATCACTATTACAGGCTTAGGTGGAAGCGGGCTTATCGGTGTCTTATATGCACCATATGGAAAAGTTACATTTGGTGGTAGTTTTTTCGAAGGTACTGTTATCGCCAGAGATGGTTTCTTTGTGACAAGCGGAGGAACAAACGTGACATTTAAAAATATCAATGACTATTTTGACAGCATCGAAGATATTCCGATTTCTTCTCAGTAG
- a CDS encoding PilW family protein, translated as MTRQALRHQEPKKTDNTGFTLVEIIVTILLLGIIGSFGGYILVNAARSYTFAHDNAELTQKAQVAMMRITTELSRVNTFDCSSPNQVSYTRCDDESIIITIRKDGTNILYEIAGTPNILVDQADEFNVQNLEGYCTIELILESANGIVKNFATIVNPITGQCPI; from the coding sequence ATGACTCGACAGGCTTTACGACACCAAGAACCAAAAAAAACAGACAATACCGGGTTCACCCTCGTGGAAATTATCGTAACCATTCTTCTGCTGGGGATCATCGGCTCATTCGGCGGATATATCCTTGTCAATGCGGCCCGCAGCTACACCTTCGCGCATGACAACGCGGAATTGACTCAAAAAGCCCAAGTTGCCATGATGCGCATAACGACTGAATTATCCAGAGTGAATACGTTTGATTGCTCATCTCCAAATCAAGTCAGTTATACACGATGTGATGATGAATCCATAATCATTACCATTCGAAAAGATGGTACAAATATTCTTTATGAAATAGCTGGAACACCAAATATATTAGTCGACCAAGCTGACGAATTTAATGTTCAAAATTTAGAAGGCTATTGTACCATAGAGTTGATTTTAGAAAGTGCAAATGGTATTGTAAAAAATTTTGCAACAATTGTAAATCCGATAACAGGTCAATGCCCAATTTAA